A genomic stretch from Aneurinibacillus sp. REN35 includes:
- a CDS encoding non-ribosomal peptide synthetase module has protein sequence MAQRVATEYKKLVLELSTLQLQSFIEMFQTGEFKSEVRVYENGEKEIVLFDRERLIPLSFKLVGATYTFEGGYTIRDAKLANHMRQAVRRFKGSAVVHRVYPSYTMIYHYNEGKVMKIIEQKGDSQSLVFEYRDTVGDLQRLFEARGVEDQIAWLRVQIDQLLDFRNGRLAAHLSTEDVDRQLEKLSHQLFVAEA, from the coding sequence ATGGCTCAACGAGTAGCCACCGAATACAAGAAACTTGTCCTTGAGTTAAGCACATTACAGCTGCAGTCTTTTATCGAAATGTTTCAAACCGGAGAGTTTAAATCAGAAGTTCGAGTGTATGAGAACGGCGAGAAAGAAATCGTGTTATTTGATAGGGAGCGCCTGATTCCCCTGTCCTTTAAACTGGTTGGTGCCACCTATACCTTTGAGGGCGGCTATACCATCCGGGATGCGAAATTAGCCAACCATATGCGACAAGCTGTACGCCGCTTCAAAGGAAGCGCAGTTGTCCACCGTGTCTATCCGTCATATACGATGATCTATCATTACAACGAAGGAAAAGTAATGAAAATCATTGAGCAAAAAGGCGATAGTCAATCGCTTGTATTTGAATACCGGGATACGGTAGGAGACCTTCAGCGTCTCTTTGAAGCGAGAGGAGTGGAGGACCAGATTGCATGGCTTCGGGTACAGATTGATCAACTGCTTGATTTCCGCAATGGCCGTCTTGCTGCTCATCTGTCCACAGAAGACGTCGATCGTCAGTTAGAGAAGCTCTCTCATCAGTTATTTGTAGCAGAAGCGTAG
- a CDS encoding ferritin-like domain-containing protein — protein sequence MLPFYAAGSYQPIMYRPPMTQMMQQQTPSMQTNSYAMYQTNQQAVLPLLQKAVQGERNDELFYDYLIQNAPSQEDIDIITSIRNDERRHRRMFKQIYYTLTGQMIEASSSEPFEKPTSYLNGIQKALFGELSAVELYRRIYFMVPYKVFKNMVFEILTDEVKHASKYNYLYAKNK from the coding sequence ATGCTACCATTTTATGCTGCCGGCAGTTATCAGCCAATTATGTATCGTCCGCCAATGACACAGATGATGCAACAGCAGACGCCTAGTATGCAGACAAATTCGTATGCGATGTATCAGACAAATCAGCAGGCAGTACTGCCACTGTTGCAAAAGGCGGTACAGGGGGAGCGCAACGATGAACTGTTTTATGACTATTTAATTCAGAATGCCCCATCACAAGAAGATATTGATATTATTACATCTATCCGTAATGATGAGCGCAGGCACCGCCGGATGTTCAAGCAGATATACTATACGCTAACAGGGCAGATGATCGAAGCAAGCAGCAGTGAGCCTTTTGAGAAGCCGACAAGTTATCTAAACGGTATCCAGAAAGCGTTGTTTGGTGAATTGAGTGCGGTAGAATTATATCGAAGGATTTACTTTATGGTTCCCTATAAGGTATTTAAAAATATGGTGTTTGAAATTCTTACGGATGAAGTAAAGCATGCTTCAAAATACAATTATTTGTATGCAAAGAATAAATAG
- a CDS encoding acetyl-CoA hydrolase/transferase family protein — protein sequence MNQLLDMESKRKTPEDVLGYINSGDDLIVPLANGEPIVLLDTIEKHAERFSGVRIHQMHALKERDYIYGKCGDHLRHVAYFLSGASRKAFLAGECELVPNHFHEVPRLLKETTKASMILAAAAPMDEHGYFSLGTQADYVASFIGKVPFFLEVNPNMPRTFGANQVHISQVLGYIDVDYPLHEAKEPKITEIDRRIAAHVVERIQNGATLQAGIGAIPNAIIGFLQNHKNLGIHTELLTDGVVDLAEKGVVNGIEKKTHAGKIVGTFALGSKKLYDFIDENTGVEMLPVDYVNDPRIIAQEDNMISINATTEVDFMGQCASETIAGRYYSSSGGQADFARGARFAKNGKGFICLHSTTRDESISRIRPQLTIGSAVTTSKNDVDHIVTEYGVASMRGKSIAQRTRELLAISHPKFREELEFEAKKFGLL from the coding sequence ATGAATCAACTACTTGATATGGAGAGCAAGCGCAAGACGCCGGAGGATGTACTGGGCTATATAAACAGCGGAGACGATCTGATTGTCCCACTCGCCAATGGAGAGCCGATTGTGCTTCTTGATACAATTGAGAAGCACGCGGAACGTTTTAGCGGTGTACGTATTCATCAGATGCATGCGTTGAAAGAGCGTGACTACATTTATGGCAAATGTGGAGATCATTTGCGCCATGTGGCCTATTTTTTGAGTGGTGCTTCACGCAAAGCGTTTCTTGCCGGAGAATGTGAGCTTGTTCCCAATCATTTTCATGAAGTACCGCGCTTGCTTAAAGAGACAACAAAGGCATCTATGATTCTAGCAGCAGCAGCGCCTATGGATGAACATGGTTACTTCTCACTCGGTACACAAGCAGATTATGTTGCTTCCTTCATCGGCAAAGTGCCGTTTTTCCTGGAAGTGAATCCGAATATGCCGCGTACGTTTGGTGCCAATCAGGTGCACATCAGCCAGGTTCTTGGTTATATTGACGTTGATTATCCCCTGCATGAAGCGAAGGAGCCAAAAATTACAGAGATTGACCGTCGCATTGCTGCTCATGTGGTAGAACGCATTCAAAACGGTGCTACACTGCAGGCGGGCATTGGGGCAATTCCTAATGCAATCATTGGTTTCTTGCAGAATCATAAAAATTTAGGGATTCATACAGAACTTCTAACGGATGGTGTAGTAGACCTGGCGGAAAAAGGTGTTGTTAATGGAATTGAAAAAAAGACACATGCCGGAAAAATCGTGGGTACGTTCGCGCTTGGTTCTAAAAAACTGTATGATTTCATTGATGAGAATACAGGAGTGGAAATGCTGCCGGTCGATTATGTGAATGACCCGCGCATCATTGCTCAGGAAGACAATATGATTTCAATTAATGCGACAACAGAAGTCGATTTCATGGGGCAGTGCGCATCCGAAACGATTGCTGGGCGCTATTACAGTTCAAGCGGCGGACAGGCTGATTTTGCGCGGGGCGCTCGATTTGCCAAGAATGGAAAGGGGTTCATCTGCCTGCATTCTACAACGCGCGATGAGTCAATCTCCCGCATTCGACCTCAATTGACCATCGGTTCTGCGGTAACTACATCCAAGAATGATGTAGACCATATTGTTACAGAATATGGGGTAGCGAGCATGCGTGGTAAAAGTATTGCGCAGCGTACCAGAGAGCTACTCGCCATCTCGCATCCAAAATTCCGTGAAGAGTTGGAGTTTGAAGCGAAGAAATTCGGTTTATTATAG
- a CDS encoding D-glycero-alpha-D-manno-heptose-1,7-bisphosphate 7-phosphatase, whose product MKKAFFLDRDGVINENPHPINHVGQFLFMSGALEAIRMLHESGYSVFVVTNQGGVGLGFMKQEALDEIHQHMDEAIVEAGGRLVEIVACTHKPKQGCACRKPEPGMLLDLMKRHEIDPAQSYMVGDFYTDVQAGHRAGLQTIYISKENLQNKSPQPDYIFGSLYEAVVSLIGTSERST is encoded by the coding sequence GTGAAGAAGGCGTTCTTTCTCGATCGGGATGGAGTTATTAATGAAAATCCGCACCCGATTAACCATGTAGGGCAATTTTTATTTATGTCCGGTGCGCTTGAAGCCATTCGCATGCTTCATGAATCCGGATACAGCGTATTTGTGGTAACCAATCAAGGTGGGGTCGGATTGGGGTTTATGAAGCAGGAAGCGCTCGATGAGATTCATCAGCATATGGATGAAGCCATTGTAGAGGCGGGTGGTAGGTTGGTTGAGATCGTGGCTTGCACACACAAGCCGAAGCAAGGATGTGCCTGCCGTAAGCCTGAGCCAGGGATGCTGCTTGATCTGATGAAGCGTCATGAGATTGATCCTGCACAGAGTTATATGGTAGGAGATTTCTATACAGATGTTCAGGCTGGGCATCGGGCTGGTCTGCAAACCATCTATATTAGTAAAGAGAATTTACAGAACAAAAGCCCACAGCCGGATTATATCTTTGGCTCACTTTATGAAGCGGTTGTTTCGCTTATTGGTACGAGCGAACGCTCAACATAA
- the speD gene encoding adenosylmethionine decarboxylase translates to MEYSTFGRHVAIDTWGVDFEKLNSAEYLQHHLVEAAEACGATVLSVQAKQFEPQGATVLVLLSESHISIHTYPERGFAALDCYTCGDTVDPELAIEYMVNVLKPKKSYARKLIRGVGEMEVVEADVLKQKQDAYKN, encoded by the coding sequence ATGGAATATTCTACTTTCGGAAGACATGTTGCGATTGATACTTGGGGTGTTGATTTTGAGAAATTGAACAGTGCGGAATATCTGCAGCATCACCTCGTCGAAGCTGCGGAAGCCTGTGGAGCAACGGTTTTATCCGTGCAAGCGAAGCAATTTGAACCACAGGGCGCAACGGTACTGGTTCTGTTATCGGAAAGCCATATTTCCATTCATACGTACCCAGAACGAGGATTTGCCGCATTGGATTGCTATACGTGCGGCGATACGGTAGATCCTGAGCTTGCCATCGAATACATGGTAAATGTTCTGAAGCCGAAAAAGAGCTATGCTCGCAAGCTCATTCGCGGCGTAGGTGAGATGGAAGTTGTAGAAGCGGACGTACTCAAACAGAAGCAAGATGCATACAAAAATTAG
- the ispG gene encoding flavodoxin-dependent (E)-4-hydroxy-3-methylbut-2-enyl-diphosphate synthase yields the protein MYHRTQTRPVKVGNLTIGGSDQVIVQSMTTTKTADVAATVEQIHRLEEAGCQIVRVTVNNMEAAEAIKEIKQNISIPLVSDIHFDYKLALKAIENGIDKVRINPGNIGRREKVEEVVRACKAHGVPIRIGVNAGSLEKHLLEKYGYPTAEAMVESALHHISILEELDFHDIIVSLKASNVPLAIEAYQKAAAAFNYPLHLGITEAGTLFAGTVKSAAGLGTLLAQGIGSTMRVSLSADPVEEIKVGRELLKTFGLLSDAATLISCPTCGRIEIDLISVANEIEDYIAAIKAPIKVAVLGCAVNGPGEAREADIGIAGARGEGLLFKHGEIARKIPEDKLVEELKKEIDELADIYRRTGSLPRPAHMQ from the coding sequence ATGTATCATCGTACACAGACCAGACCTGTAAAGGTTGGGAATTTAACAATCGGCGGAAGCGATCAAGTTATTGTGCAAAGCATGACAACGACCAAGACCGCAGACGTAGCCGCGACGGTAGAACAGATTCACCGTCTTGAAGAAGCGGGCTGCCAGATTGTCCGTGTGACTGTAAACAATATGGAAGCGGCGGAAGCGATCAAGGAGATCAAGCAGAATATTTCGATCCCGCTCGTTTCTGATATTCATTTTGACTATAAGCTTGCACTCAAAGCGATTGAGAACGGTATTGATAAAGTGCGGATCAATCCCGGCAATATTGGCCGGCGGGAGAAGGTAGAAGAAGTGGTTCGTGCCTGCAAAGCGCACGGAGTGCCGATTCGGATCGGTGTGAACGCAGGTTCGCTTGAGAAGCATCTGCTTGAGAAATACGGCTATCCAACAGCAGAGGCGATGGTGGAGAGCGCCCTGCACCATATCTCCATTCTTGAGGAACTTGATTTTCATGATATTATCGTATCGCTGAAGGCGTCTAATGTACCGCTTGCGATTGAAGCGTATCAGAAAGCTGCCGCCGCATTTAATTATCCGCTACACTTGGGCATTACGGAAGCAGGTACATTATTTGCCGGTACGGTAAAAAGTGCTGCAGGGCTCGGTACACTGCTTGCGCAAGGTATTGGATCAACGATGCGCGTCTCTCTTAGCGCAGATCCGGTAGAAGAAATTAAGGTAGGGCGCGAGTTGCTGAAGACATTCGGGCTTTTATCTGATGCCGCCACGTTAATCTCCTGCCCGACATGCGGTAGGATTGAGATTGACTTAATCTCAGTTGCCAACGAGATTGAAGATTACATTGCAGCGATTAAGGCACCAATCAAAGTGGCGGTACTTGGCTGTGCGGTCAACGGCCCGGGAGAAGCGCGTGAAGCCGATATTGGCATCGCAGGAGCACGCGGTGAAGGCTTGCTGTTCAAGCATGGTGAAATCGCACGTAAGATTCCGGAAGATAAGCTTGTCGAAGAGTTGAAAAAAGAAATCGATGAATTAGCAGACATTTATCGTCGCACCGGCTCCCTGCCGCGTCCCGCGCATATGCAATAA